In Listeria swaminathanii, a single window of DNA contains:
- a CDS encoding aminotransferase-like domain-containing protein yields the protein MWQLSENSSLPIYLQIVDLIETKIMNGELLPEEKLPPERQLAELFGVNRSTVVRALDELTARAVIIRKQGSGTTVNAEKWGLFAGQSTNWRHYLTQGGFTPAVPYIRQAGVMERVDAERVIDAATGELPLEMTPKMETPSLSWQSFIAEEQLEDEAGYRPLRETIQKQMKAAYGLNSRPEQIFITSGAQQALFLITQCLLKPGDAVAIESPSYFYSLSLFQSAGLRIFALPMDADGVIISELRDLYHKHRVKMVFVNPTFQNPTGLVMSLERRKELVKICAHLQIPIVEDDPFSELAALDKDIPVPLKQLDADNVLYIGSLSKIMGSTTRIGWLIGPTAVIERLALARQEMDFGLSIFPQVLANSVLNTSGYSAHLKQLHQVLEKRRDDLIEAFETILPDELEFIRPKGGFHLWVKLPIEFRSIRDFDIFLAHDLLVMPGFLFGVKEAVIRVTYARLKKGEAVQVAKILQQIIMGKKCDEA from the coding sequence ATGTGGCAGTTAAGTGAAAATTCCAGTTTACCGATTTATTTACAAATTGTTGATTTAATCGAAACGAAAATTATGAATGGTGAACTTTTGCCAGAAGAAAAGTTGCCTCCAGAAAGACAGTTGGCGGAGTTGTTTGGCGTGAATCGTTCGACGGTTGTGCGGGCGCTGGATGAACTTACGGCGCGGGCTGTTATCATTCGCAAACAAGGTAGTGGAACAACGGTTAATGCGGAAAAATGGGGGCTTTTTGCCGGGCAGTCGACGAATTGGCGCCATTATTTGACACAAGGCGGTTTTACACCAGCTGTTCCTTATATTCGTCAAGCGGGAGTCATGGAACGAGTGGATGCGGAACGGGTGATTGATGCTGCAACCGGGGAACTTCCACTGGAAATGACGCCGAAAATGGAAACGCCGAGTCTTTCGTGGCAGTCTTTTATTGCCGAGGAGCAACTGGAAGACGAAGCGGGTTACAGGCCTTTGCGAGAAACGATTCAAAAACAAATGAAGGCCGCCTACGGATTGAATTCGCGACCAGAGCAAATTTTTATTACATCAGGAGCACAACAAGCTTTATTTTTAATTACGCAATGTTTATTAAAACCGGGCGATGCTGTAGCGATTGAGTCGCCGTCTTATTTTTATTCGCTGTCGTTATTTCAATCTGCAGGGTTGCGGATTTTTGCTTTGCCGATGGACGCGGATGGTGTGATCATCTCTGAGTTACGCGATTTATACCATAAGCATCGTGTCAAAATGGTTTTTGTTAATCCGACGTTTCAAAATCCGACTGGGCTCGTGATGAGTTTGGAACGACGCAAAGAACTGGTGAAAATTTGTGCGCACTTGCAAATTCCGATTGTGGAAGATGATCCATTTTCCGAACTGGCGGCGCTTGATAAAGACATTCCTGTGCCATTAAAACAGCTGGATGCCGATAATGTGTTGTATATTGGCTCGCTTTCGAAAATTATGGGGTCAACCACGCGGATTGGCTGGCTAATTGGACCGACAGCAGTGATTGAACGACTCGCACTCGCAAGGCAAGAAATGGATTTTGGTTTAAGTATTTTTCCGCAAGTACTGGCGAATAGCGTGTTAAACACATCCGGATATAGTGCCCACTTAAAACAATTGCATCAAGTGTTAGAAAAAAGGCGCGACGATTTGATTGAAGCTTTCGAAACCATTTTACCAGATGAGCTGGAATTTATTCGGCCAAAAGGTGGATTTCATTTATGGGTGAAGTTGCCAATCGAATTTCGCTCAATCCGCGATTTTGATATTTTTTTAGCGCATGATTTGCTCGTGATGCCGGGATTTTTATTCGGGGTAAAAGAAGCTGTCATCCGTGTGACTTATGCACGATTAAAAAAGGGAGAAGCGGTACAAGTAGCAAAAATTTTACAGCAAATAATAATGGGAAAAAAGTGCGACGAAGCGTGA
- the pdxS gene encoding pyridoxal 5'-phosphate synthase lyase subunit PdxS, with protein sequence MEKKVGTDRVKRGMAQMQKGGVIMDVVNAEQAKIAEEAGAVAVMALERVPSDIRAAGGVARMADPRIVEEVMNAVSIPVMAKARIGHITEARVLEAMGVDYIDESEVLTPADDEFHLLKSDFTVPFVCGCRDIGEALRRIGEGAAMLRTKGEPGTGNIVEAVRHMRQVNGQIRQIAGMTDDELMVAAKNFGAPYELIKEIKTLGKLPVVNFAAGGVATPADAALMMELGADGVFVGSGIFKSDNPAKFASAIVQATTYYTDYELIGKLSKELGSPMKGIEMSRLNPEDRMQDRSI encoded by the coding sequence ATGGAGAAAAAAGTTGGTACAGATCGTGTAAAACGTGGCATGGCGCAAATGCAAAAAGGTGGCGTCATTATGGATGTAGTTAATGCTGAACAAGCAAAAATCGCGGAAGAAGCTGGTGCAGTTGCCGTTATGGCACTTGAACGGGTTCCTTCCGATATTCGTGCAGCCGGTGGTGTCGCTCGAATGGCTGACCCTCGCATTGTCGAAGAAGTAATGAATGCTGTATCTATCCCTGTTATGGCAAAAGCCCGTATCGGCCATATCACAGAAGCGCGCGTCCTAGAAGCAATGGGCGTGGATTATATTGATGAAAGTGAAGTATTAACTCCCGCCGATGATGAATTCCATTTATTAAAATCAGATTTCACCGTTCCTTTCGTATGTGGTTGCCGAGATATCGGTGAAGCACTGCGCCGTATTGGTGAAGGTGCTGCCATGCTCCGTACAAAAGGAGAACCCGGAACTGGTAATATCGTCGAAGCTGTCCGTCATATGCGCCAAGTAAACGGCCAAATCCGCCAAATCGCTGGTATGACAGATGATGAATTAATGGTTGCCGCTAAAAACTTCGGTGCTCCGTATGAATTAATCAAAGAAATTAAAACACTTGGCAAACTTCCGGTCGTTAATTTTGCCGCCGGTGGTGTTGCGACTCCCGCTGATGCTGCACTAATGATGGAACTTGGAGCAGACGGTGTTTTCGTTGGATCAGGTATCTTCAAATCCGACAACCCAGCAAAATTCGCCAGCGCCATCGTCCAAGCCACTACTTATTATACAGACTATGAATTAATCGGAAAACTGTCCAAAGAGCTAGGTTCCCCGATGAAAGGAATCGAAATGTCTCGCCTTAATCCAGAAGACAGAATGCAAGATCGGAGTATTTAA
- the pdxT gene encoding pyridoxal 5'-phosphate synthase glutaminase subunit PdxT, whose translation MKKIGVLALQGAVDEHIQMIESVGALPFKVMRSSDLDGLDGLVLPGGESTTMRKIMKRYDLMEPIRAFASEGKAIFGTCAGLVLLSKEIEGGEESLGLLDATAVRNGFGRQKESFEAELNVETFGATPFEAVFIRAPYLIELSDEVTILATIDERIVAAQQANILVTAFHPELTNDNRWMRYFLEKMV comes from the coding sequence ATGAAAAAAATTGGTGTACTTGCACTTCAAGGTGCAGTCGATGAGCATATCCAAATGATTGAATCTGTCGGTGCTCTCCCTTTTAAAGTAATGCGTTCAAGCGATTTAGATGGACTTGACGGGCTTGTTTTACCCGGCGGAGAAAGTACCACGATGCGCAAAATAATGAAGCGTTATGATTTAATGGAACCTATCCGCGCATTTGCAAGTGAAGGGAAAGCTATTTTTGGAACTTGTGCTGGGCTTGTCCTTTTATCCAAAGAAATTGAAGGCGGCGAAGAAAGCCTTGGATTGCTTGACGCTACCGCAGTTCGTAATGGTTTTGGACGTCAGAAAGAAAGCTTTGAAGCCGAATTAAATGTAGAAACATTTGGTGCAACTCCCTTTGAAGCCGTGTTTATCCGTGCTCCCTACTTAATTGAACTAAGCGATGAAGTCACCATATTAGCGACAATTGACGAGAGAATCGTCGCTGCCCAACAAGCGAATATTCTCGTAACCGCCTTCCATCCTGAATTAACTAATGACAATCGTTGGATGCGTTACTTCCTCGAAAAAATGGTATAA